Proteins from a single region of Deinococcus malanensis:
- a CDS encoding DUF2259 domain-containing protein yields MPLLALLVLSSAVAGNRLEVQRVAFNAAGTHVLVLTAGSLDGSGFSAAELQVLETRGGVTVLRARLRSEHAGVGQTIVSLTRQHRTTLQRLGLWPGRTSTPVYRRTFPVLAPVWSEGVGAGHSLTVQARLWSRPVPVELRTFMLPSRCRYQDMLPVAGRPSGMALRINGQLLYQDRALPEDRQCAASYALERLDVQGNRVVAVIRAYTPGFEGPNADAFVVAGQVR; encoded by the coding sequence TTGCCCCTTCTTGCGCTGCTTGTGCTGTCATCGGCTGTGGCGGGAAACCGGCTCGAAGTCCAGCGGGTGGCCTTCAATGCGGCGGGCACTCACGTGCTCGTGCTCACGGCTGGCAGCCTCGACGGAAGTGGTTTCAGTGCCGCTGAACTGCAGGTGCTGGAGACAAGGGGCGGGGTAACGGTGCTTCGTGCCCGGTTGCGCTCAGAACACGCCGGTGTGGGCCAGACCATCGTATCCCTGACCAGGCAGCACAGGACGACGCTTCAGCGCCTGGGGCTGTGGCCTGGCCGGACCTCGACGCCGGTATACCGCCGGACCTTCCCGGTGCTGGCCCCGGTCTGGTCTGAGGGGGTGGGCGCAGGCCACAGCCTGACGGTTCAGGCGCGGCTGTGGTCGCGGCCGGTGCCGGTGGAACTCCGCACCTTTATGCTGCCGTCCCGGTGTAGGTATCAGGACATGCTGCCGGTTGCTGGCCGGCCTTCCGGCATGGCCCTGCGGATCAATGGCCAGCTCCTGTATCAGGACCGCGCACTTCCTGAAGACCGGCAGTGTGCCGCCAGTTACGCCCTGGAACGACTGGATGTGCAGGGTAACCGGGTGGTCGCGGTCATCCGGGCCTATACCCCGGGGTTCGAGGGCCCGAATGCCGATGCGTTTGTGGTGGCCGGTCAGGTGCGTTGA